One segment of Gemmatimonadota bacterium DNA contains the following:
- a CDS encoding ATP-binding cassette domain-containing protein, whose amino-acid sequence MADPMTADPMTADSKTTGPKTTGPKTSGPIIVGEHLAHRHGSGFHLQIENLALYAGRTYAVYGANGSGKSTLLNILALLTLPQEGRILFEGRPVNGADPGRSRQYRRRVTLLMQHVYLFRSTVFENVASGLRFRGMAKEAIEARVTGMLDKVGLRQFAHRPAHSLSGGEAQRAGLARALVTDPDVLLLDEPTASVDATHGKQIEAILAETCRHRRMTVVLSTHQYDQAYRIADEVLIMRDGRMLEKGPENVFKGHIEESADGPVVILDGGVTLRSDTTARGPAHIVISSQEIRLAKSPAKPPRTPDAENTLTGVVNTLMGVVTAAAVDGDRIRLDVDAGPRPDAEAGPNSDAASGPRADAPSGLRLTVHVARASFSDMGITVGDTVHAAIDASAVRAS is encoded by the coding sequence ATGGCCGATCCGATGACGGCCGATCCGATGACGGCCGATTCGAAGACGACAGGTCCGAAGACGACAGGTCCGAAGACGTCCGGTCCGATTATCGTGGGCGAGCACCTGGCGCACCGGCACGGTTCCGGGTTTCATCTGCAGATCGAAAACCTCGCCCTGTACGCCGGAAGGACCTATGCCGTCTACGGAGCGAACGGATCGGGCAAGTCCACGCTTTTGAACATCCTCGCCTTGCTGACCCTGCCGCAGGAGGGCCGGATCCTCTTCGAAGGCCGGCCCGTGAACGGGGCTGATCCGGGCCGCAGCCGTCAGTACCGCCGCCGCGTCACGCTGCTCATGCAGCACGTGTACCTGTTCCGGTCCACCGTATTCGAGAACGTGGCGTCCGGCCTGCGGTTCCGCGGCATGGCGAAGGAGGCCATCGAAGCACGCGTGACCGGCATGCTGGACAAGGTGGGCCTTCGCCAATTCGCCCACCGGCCCGCCCACAGCCTGTCGGGCGGAGAAGCGCAGCGCGCGGGACTCGCCCGGGCCCTGGTCACGGACCCCGACGTCCTGCTGCTTGACGAGCCCACGGCCAGCGTGGACGCGACGCACGGGAAACAGATCGAGGCGATTCTCGCGGAGACGTGCCGCCATCGGCGCATGACCGTCGTGCTGTCGACGCACCAGTACGACCAGGCCTATCGCATCGCCGACGAAGTGCTGATCATGCGCGACGGGCGGATGCTCGAGAAGGGACCGGAGAACGTCTTCAAGGGCCACATCGAGGAATCGGCCGACGGCCCGGTCGTAATATTGGACGGCGGTGTGACCCTGCGATCGGACACGACCGCGCGCGGACCGGCCCACATCGTCATCTCTTCGCAGGAGATCCGGCTGGCGAAGTCGCCGGCGAAGCCACCGCGCACGCCGGACGCCGAAAATACGCTCACGGGCGTCGTGAATACGCTCATGGGTGTCGTGACCGCCGCCGCGGTGGACGGAGACCGCATACGCCTGGACGTGGACGCCGGTCCGCGCCCGGACGCGGAGGCTGGCCCGAACTCGGATGCGGCGTCCGGACCGCGCGCGGATGCGCCGTCCGGCCTTCGCCTGACCGTCCACGTGGCGCGGGCGTCTTTTTCGGACATGGGCATCACTGTCGGGGATACGGTGCATGCCGCCATCGACGCCTCGGCCGTCCGGGCTTCATGA
- a CDS encoding prevent-host-death protein encodes MPTISKSKLKANMLQVFREIEESGEELIVTHYRRPVLRIRPIGTKQPVDRVFEKLRGKVVYHEDINTPTTDEWDEA; translated from the coding sequence ATGCCGACCATCTCAAAAAGCAAGCTCAAGGCCAACATGCTCCAGGTCTTCAGGGAAATCGAGGAATCGGGTGAGGAGCTGATCGTGACGCACTACCGGCGTCCGGTGCTGCGCATTCGGCCCATTGGAACAAAGCAACCGGTTGACAGGGTGTTCGAGAAACTACGCGGGAAAGTCGTCTACCACGAGGACATCAACACGCCCACCACCGACGAATGGGATGAAGCGTAA
- a CDS encoding phytanoyl-CoA dioxygenase family protein: MTTREPSSLVMGKDELLMDGKYLSTLREANELLDDAEALRERMAEDGYLLIRGLHDPDKVAEARRVVLENLQANDQIDPGYPLDLGVAAPGKRGAFFGGAKRVTHTDEFLAVVNSPEIMGFFERFLGGPVLTFDYKWLRAVGPGDNTGAHYDMVYMGRGTPNLYTVWTPLDDVSFDMGPLVILAGSHQFEAVKETYGQMDVDRDHVTGHFTNEPIEMVDQYGGQWQTSEFRMGDVIVLGMYTMHGSVNNTSNRFRISTDTRYQLASEPVDHRWVGENPVAHYAWTEGKTVSMEEMRRKWKV; encoded by the coding sequence ATGACCACCCGGGAACCATCAAGCCTGGTCATGGGCAAGGACGAGTTGCTGATGGACGGGAAGTACCTGTCCACGCTCCGGGAAGCGAACGAACTGCTGGACGACGCGGAAGCACTGCGGGAACGAATGGCCGAGGACGGCTACCTGCTCATCCGCGGCCTTCACGATCCGGATAAGGTCGCCGAAGCCCGCAGGGTCGTGCTGGAGAATCTCCAGGCCAACGACCAGATCGATCCGGGCTATCCCCTCGACCTGGGAGTGGCTGCGCCGGGCAAGCGGGGCGCCTTCTTCGGCGGCGCCAAGCGGGTGACGCACACGGACGAGTTCCTCGCCGTGGTCAATTCCCCCGAAATCATGGGGTTCTTCGAGCGGTTCCTGGGCGGCCCCGTCCTCACCTTCGACTATAAATGGCTGCGGGCCGTGGGCCCGGGCGACAATACCGGGGCGCATTACGACATGGTCTACATGGGCCGGGGCACCCCGAACCTGTATACCGTGTGGACCCCCCTGGACGACGTGTCCTTCGACATGGGCCCCCTGGTCATCCTGGCCGGCTCCCACCAGTTCGAGGCCGTCAAGGAGACCTACGGCCAGATGGACGTGGACCGTGACCACGTGACGGGCCACTTCACCAACGAGCCCATCGAGATGGTCGACCAGTACGGGGGCCAGTGGCAGACGAGCGAATTCCGGATGGGGGACGTGATCGTCCTCGGCATGTACACCATGCACGGCTCCGTCAACAACACGTCGAACCGGTTCCGCATCAGCACCGATACCCGCTACCAGCTGGCCAGCGAGCCCGTCGACCACCGATGGGTCGGCGAAAACCCCGTCGCCCATTACGCGTGGACCGAAGGGAAGACCGTTTCCATGGAGGAGATGCGGCGGAAGTGGAAGGTCTAG
- a CDS encoding exo-alpha-sialidase, producing the protein MNQQLADDYLVLASSPDPENVYAGSPSIARMRSGRLLASYEWFRPSPLKERVPDQTEVLISDDDGATWTLAANLDFIWATIWSYEDDAYLIGNRRRSRDIVIGRSRDGGLTWEGPVTLFEGRHHCAPTPVLIHNGYAYRAFETCDAPSRFDWKSLVVAGDLSRDLLDPAAWRISNHVRFPGIPDVLSQRRYPESGEDKVPADSFLEGNIVRVDGEIRMIMRTIVDGHTTSSLASIGRVEDDGETLDYRFVQFHPMPGAQCKFQIVHDEKDGLYWTTVTLSTNPWQDREPLRRIGFSGPPGNERRILMLMYSVDALNWFQAGCVAMSRSMVESFSYASQVISGDDLLVVARTARGGKNQHDTNLITLHRVKDFRDLALDLRPVDV; encoded by the coding sequence ATGAACCAACAGCTCGCCGACGACTACCTCGTTTTGGCCTCATCGCCCGATCCGGAGAACGTGTACGCCGGTTCGCCCTCGATCGCCCGGATGCGCTCGGGACGCCTGCTCGCCAGTTACGAGTGGTTTCGCCCCAGCCCGCTCAAGGAACGCGTGCCGGATCAGACCGAAGTGCTGATCAGCGACGACGACGGCGCCACGTGGACCCTCGCGGCTAACCTGGACTTCATCTGGGCAACCATCTGGTCTTACGAAGACGATGCCTACCTCATCGGCAACCGGCGGAGGAGCCGGGATATCGTCATCGGCCGATCCCGAGACGGTGGCCTCACCTGGGAAGGACCGGTCACGCTCTTCGAGGGCAGGCACCACTGTGCGCCCACGCCGGTGCTAATCCACAACGGCTACGCCTACCGGGCCTTCGAGACCTGCGACGCGCCGAGCCGCTTCGACTGGAAGTCGCTGGTGGTGGCCGGCGACCTGTCGCGCGATCTGCTCGATCCGGCGGCCTGGCGCATATCCAACCACGTCCGGTTCCCGGGCATCCCGGACGTGCTTTCTCAACGAAGGTATCCGGAGAGCGGGGAGGACAAGGTGCCGGCCGACAGCTTCCTGGAAGGCAACATCGTACGGGTGGACGGCGAGATCCGGATGATCATGCGCACGATCGTCGACGGCCACACGACGTCGAGCCTGGCCTCCATCGGCCGAGTCGAGGACGACGGCGAGACCCTGGACTACCGGTTCGTCCAGTTCCACCCCATGCCGGGCGCCCAGTGCAAATTCCAGATCGTCCACGACGAGAAAGATGGCCTGTACTGGACGACCGTGACCCTGTCCACCAACCCGTGGCAGGACCGGGAACCCCTTCGCCGCATCGGTTTCAGCGGTCCCCCGGGCAACGAGCGGCGCATCCTGATGCTCATGTACAGCGTGGACGCGCTCAACTGGTTCCAGGCCGGCTGCGTGGCCATGAGCAGGAGCATGGTGGAGTCCTTCAGCTACGCCTCGCAGGTTATCTCCGGAGACGATCTCCTGGTCGTCGCCCGCACCGCCCGGGGCGGCAAGAACCAGCACGACACCAACCTGATCACCCTCCACCGGGTGAAGGACTTCCGCGATCTGGCCCTGGATCTGCGGCCCGTGGACGTGTAG
- a CDS encoding ABC transporter permease subunit, which yields MEYLYNGLQEAVRLLFTGESGVYTIVGVSVFVAVSAILLASVMGLPAGYLLATRRFRGQRFVTTVLNTMLAMPTVVIGLFVYSLISRRGPLGFMELLYTPGAMIIGETLLALPIVAAFTLSAFRAVDSRITETALTLGATTAQTARTLISEARFGIMAAVVAAFGRVIAEVGAAMMLGGNIKGSTRTMTTAIALESNKGEFGLAIALGIILLLTAFGANILFHWLQGFDD from the coding sequence ATGGAATACCTGTACAATGGATTACAGGAAGCGGTCCGCCTGCTGTTCACGGGCGAATCCGGCGTGTACACCATCGTCGGCGTTTCCGTTTTCGTCGCGGTGTCCGCGATCCTACTGGCCTCCGTGATGGGACTGCCCGCGGGCTACCTGCTCGCCACCCGCCGGTTCCGGGGCCAGCGCTTCGTGACCACGGTACTCAATACGATGCTGGCCATGCCGACCGTGGTGATCGGCCTCTTCGTCTACTCCCTGATCTCCCGGCGCGGCCCGCTCGGCTTCATGGAACTGTTGTATACACCGGGCGCCATGATCATCGGCGAGACGCTCCTCGCCCTGCCCATCGTGGCCGCCTTCACCCTCTCGGCCTTTCGTGCCGTGGATTCCCGGATCACGGAGACGGCCCTTACGCTGGGCGCCACGACGGCTCAGACCGCCCGCACCCTCATTTCGGAGGCCCGGTTCGGCATCATGGCGGCGGTGGTGGCCGCCTTCGGGCGGGTCATCGCCGAGGTGGGCGCGGCCATGATGCTGGGCGGCAACATCAAGGGAAGCACGCGGACCATGACGACGGCGATCGCCCTGGAGAGCAACAAGGGGGAGTTCGGCCTGGCCATCGCCCTCGGGATCATCCTGCTGCTTACGGCGTTCGGCGCGAACATTCTCTTTCACTGGCTGCAGGGGTTCGACGACTGA
- a CDS encoding FtsX-like permease family protein gives MHLKRTLFGPLAGLVLPLAIFAVSACQTSGVRERVAYLAEPIGDGQVAAVVDSVRIRQTITDLVSFGSRVAGYPGATEAAHYLVGRMREMGLEDVELEEFVASVPHDEGGELALLDDAALESRTIPIHAVWPNLVRTSTTPPGGITGKLYYVGNGEWEDFNDIDPTGAVFLMDFNSGVNWQRAAQLGAGAVIFVEPDNTTRVDGEEKYLQVPVDFPRFWMAKEQARPLVAYLEENGPLTVRAKGRMTWKRLPAYNVLGKITGTHPMLKDEVIVLESYYDSMSPVPAVSPGANQASGAAALLEIARYFAAHPPARTVYFLATSGHFLSLSGVDDFTNRHTRKTSYFAEKLDEPIDMKLFAGIDLSSARDQIGVAYAGILFAGNSFEKQRFFTPFGRTFMGYADEVIRRGFFPNDALMNVITPSQGILSTEFFPAGNIALDAELVFWTGFPALTFATVFDVREYVDTPLDEIDRVNIRNVYTQTLLLSELFGRAVNDAMLFPDFKMQLEDRFVRGRIRVVEFDPREDYIPSKPKPGAVVRFRRYNKTISGVKNEIFVVADSTGVAESTALEAGRTYPTEGFVMDPETGEIIYAPDRGPYGEGAYPLEITMDWVDKEKPTVVFRSDATNLYDLVDPRFLTRLNEAVVLDESGNPPLEWGMTFQEAGWTTGFSYEEDTAVVFTPPDSRFKVTMSTGLFGRRLILTNADEANPEGVGFESGVGAIPLTSYQVARDMWHLDEARIGALRSVGVNNTRLDDFHRESGRLLDLAEAARQALQWDRFIKYARAAWGYESRAYPDATGTANDVVEGVLFYMVLVIPFAYALERLLFGFANIYKRIGATAGIFLAAYGVLRFTHPAFQITTAPDIVLLAFMTFVLAAVVIWLISQRFSQTMREVRQHAHSVQTTDVRRSSALGTAFALGIGNMRKRKARTLLTCATLVLLVFTVLSFTSVQTFLRIQKVSTDTEAAYTGFLVRNPNWAPLQKQTHQYVRSEFGSTEAEDRGITIVPRSWYAGASPGVKTYIKAEHAGANGAIHSTYASGILGVMPDERIVSGLDRALISGRWFEGDERDVCIIPTEMARLLGMAEGADGPATTDGNGGPVRAEGSGGPREIRIFGKPFTVIGIFDSAVMDQITDLDGEPLTPVDYTATGRDLLTEIALMDYEEEPVEMVRFEHLPAANLILAPQAYVNDLGGTLRSVAVRFPTEDAAEARLDRFMQRLGIPVVASVGGEVAVHSAMSLSSLSGLGNLFIPMVVAALIILNTMMNAVYERFSEIGVYSAVGLAPAHIGALFMAEAAMYAVIGGMSGYLIGQTVALGITEYQLLAGLTLNYSSLSAVASTAMVMAVVMLSTIYPARQASQMAVPDVNRQWSFPDPEGDDWRFEFPFTISRKETLGLCAYLTRFFESYGESTLGSFMTDEVALIGTNGSAPAAGRSGGRTASAGPGEMRVSDAGPDTSTYEISMKTWLAPYDTGVSQRVSLHATPAEEEHDLYAVWVHIYRLSGDVDSWQRLNRRFLNVLRKQFLVWRTVDQEVKTVYADEGREMIAATTGEAVVGDAGQVS, from the coding sequence TTGCACCTTAAACGAACCCTTTTCGGCCCTCTTGCCGGCCTGGTCCTGCCGCTCGCAATATTCGCGGTCTCCGCGTGCCAGACGTCGGGCGTCCGCGAGCGCGTGGCATACCTGGCCGAACCCATCGGCGACGGCCAGGTGGCCGCCGTGGTCGACTCGGTGCGGATCCGGCAGACCATCACCGACCTGGTGTCCTTCGGCTCGCGGGTGGCTGGCTACCCGGGCGCCACCGAAGCGGCCCACTACCTGGTCGGCCGCATGCGGGAGATGGGGCTGGAGGACGTGGAGCTGGAGGAGTTCGTTGCCTCCGTCCCCCATGACGAGGGCGGCGAACTGGCCCTCCTCGACGACGCGGCCCTGGAATCCCGGACGATACCCATACACGCCGTGTGGCCCAATCTGGTCCGCACCTCTACGACGCCGCCAGGCGGGATCACCGGTAAGCTATACTACGTGGGCAACGGCGAATGGGAGGATTTCAACGACATCGATCCCACCGGCGCCGTCTTCCTGATGGATTTCAATTCCGGCGTCAACTGGCAGCGGGCCGCCCAGCTCGGCGCCGGCGCCGTGATCTTCGTGGAACCCGACAACACCACGCGGGTGGACGGCGAGGAGAAGTATCTCCAGGTCCCGGTGGACTTCCCCCGGTTCTGGATGGCGAAGGAACAGGCCCGGCCCCTCGTCGCATACCTTGAAGAAAACGGCCCCCTGACCGTCCGGGCAAAGGGCCGCATGACGTGGAAACGCCTTCCCGCTTACAACGTGCTGGGCAAGATCACGGGCACCCACCCGATGCTCAAGGACGAAGTCATCGTACTCGAGTCCTACTACGACTCCATGTCGCCCGTGCCGGCGGTGTCTCCGGGCGCGAACCAGGCCTCGGGCGCGGCCGCGCTCCTGGAGATCGCCCGGTACTTCGCCGCCCACCCGCCGGCCCGCACCGTGTATTTCCTGGCGACCTCGGGGCATTTCCTTTCCCTGAGCGGCGTGGACGACTTCACGAACCGCCATACGCGCAAGACGTCCTATTTCGCGGAGAAGCTCGACGAACCGATCGACATGAAGCTCTTCGCCGGCATCGATCTCTCCAGCGCCCGGGACCAGATCGGGGTCGCCTACGCAGGCATCCTCTTCGCCGGGAACTCCTTCGAGAAACAAAGGTTCTTCACGCCCTTCGGCCGTACCTTCATGGGGTACGCGGACGAAGTGATCCGGCGCGGCTTTTTCCCAAACGACGCGTTGATGAACGTCATCACGCCGTCCCAAGGCATCCTGAGCACGGAGTTCTTCCCCGCGGGCAACATCGCCCTCGACGCGGAACTGGTCTTCTGGACGGGGTTTCCCGCCCTTACCTTCGCCACCGTGTTCGACGTGCGGGAGTACGTGGACACCCCCCTCGACGAAATCGACCGGGTGAACATCCGCAACGTATACACTCAGACCTTGCTGCTTTCGGAACTGTTCGGCAGGGCCGTCAACGACGCCATGCTCTTTCCGGATTTCAAGATGCAACTCGAAGACCGGTTCGTGCGGGGCCGCATCCGGGTGGTCGAATTCGATCCCCGGGAAGACTACATCCCGAGCAAGCCCAAGCCGGGGGCCGTGGTCCGCTTCCGCCGCTACAACAAGACCATCAGCGGGGTGAAGAACGAGATCTTCGTCGTGGCCGACAGCACCGGCGTGGCCGAGAGCACCGCGCTGGAGGCGGGCCGGACCTACCCGACGGAAGGTTTCGTCATGGACCCCGAGACGGGGGAAATCATCTACGCGCCGGACCGGGGTCCCTACGGCGAAGGCGCCTACCCGCTCGAGATCACGATGGACTGGGTGGACAAGGAGAAACCCACGGTGGTCTTCCGGTCCGACGCGACCAACCTCTACGACCTGGTGGACCCCCGGTTCCTGACCCGGCTCAACGAGGCGGTGGTGCTGGACGAATCGGGCAATCCGCCCCTGGAATGGGGCATGACCTTCCAGGAAGCCGGCTGGACCACGGGTTTCTCCTACGAGGAGGACACGGCCGTCGTCTTCACGCCGCCCGATAGCCGGTTCAAGGTCACCATGTCCACCGGCCTGTTCGGCCGCCGCCTGATCCTGACCAATGCCGACGAAGCAAACCCGGAGGGGGTCGGCTTCGAGTCGGGGGTCGGCGCCATCCCGCTGACTTCCTACCAGGTGGCGCGCGACATGTGGCACCTGGACGAGGCGCGGATCGGCGCGCTCAGATCCGTCGGCGTGAACAACACCCGGCTGGACGATTTCCACCGCGAGTCGGGCCGCCTGCTGGACCTGGCCGAAGCGGCCCGGCAGGCCCTGCAGTGGGACCGGTTCATCAAGTACGCCCGGGCCGCGTGGGGATACGAGTCCAGGGCCTACCCCGACGCGACGGGAACCGCCAACGACGTCGTGGAGGGCGTGCTCTTCTACATGGTACTGGTGATCCCCTTCGCCTACGCCCTCGAGCGGCTGCTCTTCGGCTTCGCCAATATCTATAAGCGGATCGGCGCCACGGCCGGCATCTTCCTCGCGGCGTACGGGGTGCTGCGCTTCACCCACCCGGCCTTCCAGATCACCACGGCGCCCGACATCGTCCTCCTCGCCTTCATGACCTTCGTACTCGCCGCCGTGGTCATCTGGCTCATATCCCAGCGGTTCAGCCAGACCATGAGGGAGGTCCGGCAGCATGCCCACAGCGTCCAGACCACCGACGTGCGGCGCTCGAGCGCCCTGGGCACGGCCTTCGCCCTAGGCATCGGCAACATGCGCAAGCGCAAGGCCCGGACGCTTTTGACCTGCGCCACGCTGGTCCTGCTGGTCTTCACCGTGCTTTCCTTCACTTCCGTGCAGACCTTTCTCCGGATCCAGAAGGTGAGCACCGACACGGAGGCCGCCTACACGGGTTTCCTCGTACGGAACCCCAACTGGGCGCCGCTCCAGAAGCAGACGCACCAGTACGTGCGTTCCGAGTTCGGGTCGACCGAGGCCGAGGACCGGGGCATCACCATCGTGCCGAGGTCCTGGTACGCCGGCGCTTCGCCCGGGGTGAAAACCTACATCAAGGCGGAGCATGCCGGGGCCAATGGGGCCATCCATTCCACCTACGCCTCGGGCATCCTGGGCGTGATGCCGGACGAACGGATAGTCAGCGGGCTGGACCGGGCCCTGATATCGGGCCGGTGGTTCGAAGGCGACGAGCGCGACGTGTGCATCATTCCCACCGAAATGGCGCGGCTGCTGGGGATGGCGGAAGGGGCCGACGGCCCGGCAACGACGGACGGTAACGGCGGCCCGGTGAGGGCTGAAGGGTCCGGCGGCCCGCGGGAGATCCGCATTTTCGGCAAGCCCTTTACGGTCATCGGCATATTCGATTCAGCCGTGATGGACCAGATCACCGACCTGGACGGCGAACCGCTCACTCCCGTCGACTACACGGCGACCGGACGCGATCTGCTCACGGAAATCGCCCTGATGGACTACGAGGAAGAACCGGTGGAGATGGTCCGGTTCGAACACCTCCCCGCGGCGAACCTGATCCTCGCGCCGCAGGCCTATGTGAACGACCTGGGCGGAACCCTGAGGTCCGTGGCGGTCCGGTTCCCGACGGAGGATGCGGCCGAAGCCCGCCTTGACCGCTTCATGCAGCGCCTGGGGATCCCCGTGGTGGCCTCAGTCGGCGGCGAGGTCGCGGTGCACAGCGCCATGTCGCTGAGTTCCCTGTCCGGCCTGGGCAACCTGTTCATCCCCATGGTCGTCGCCGCCCTCATCATCCTGAACACCATGATGAACGCCGTCTACGAGCGCTTCAGCGAGATCGGGGTATACAGCGCCGTGGGCCTGGCGCCGGCCCATATCGGCGCGCTCTTCATGGCCGAGGCGGCCATGTACGCCGTCATAGGGGGCATGTCCGGCTACCTCATCGGCCAGACCGTGGCCCTGGGCATCACGGAATACCAGTTGCTCGCGGGACTCACGCTGAACTACTCGTCTCTCTCCGCCGTGGCCTCCACGGCCATGGTCATGGCAGTGGTCATGCTGTCGACGATCTATCCAGCGCGGCAGGCCTCCCAGATGGCCGTCCCGGACGTCAACCGGCAGTGGTCCTTCCCCGATCCCGAGGGAGACGACTGGCGTTTCGAGTTCCCCTTCACCATCAGCCGGAAGGAGACACTCGGCCTCTGCGCCTACCTGACGCGGTTCTTCGAGTCGTACGGCGAGAGCACCCTGGGCAGCTTCATGACGGACGAGGTGGCGCTGATTGGGACGAACGGATCTGCTCCGGCAGCAGGGCGATCGGGCGGCCGGACGGCCAGCGCCGGTCCGGGTGAGATGCGGGTGTCCGATGCCGGTCCGGACACGTCCACCTACGAAATCAGCATGAAGACCTGGCTGGCGCCTTACGACACGGGGGTCAGCCAACGCGTGTCCCTCCACGCGACCCCCGCCGAGGAAGAACACGATCTGTACGCGGTGTGGGTGCACATCTACCGTCTGAGCGGCGACGTGGATTCATGGCAACGGCTCAACCGGCGTTTCCTGAATGTGCTGCGCAAGCAGTTCCTGGTATGGCGCACCGTGGACCAGGAGGTCAAGACGGTCTACGCGGACGAGGGGCGAGAGATGATCGCGGCAACGACGGGAGAAGCTGTCGTGGGAGACGCGGGACAGGTATCATGA
- a CDS encoding type II toxin-antitoxin system VapC family toxin — protein MVVLDTSSLIFWTLDPGRLSKTAEQAISQADRVGVSSISIWEIGIKVERGGLVLPLSGGEYLENLEQTSRVEILPVDLSTWIRNLQLDWNHRDPVDRTIVATASLHNSPLVTSDNVLRSFYEKAVW, from the coding sequence ATGGTCGTACTGGATACGTCCTCACTGATATTCTGGACGCTGGATCCGGGCCGCCTGTCCAAAACCGCCGAACAGGCCATCTCACAGGCCGACCGCGTAGGCGTCAGTTCGATATCGATTTGGGAGATCGGGATCAAAGTGGAGCGGGGCGGGCTTGTACTGCCACTTTCCGGCGGGGAATACCTGGAAAACCTGGAGCAAACCAGTCGGGTGGAAATACTGCCCGTGGATCTGAGTACCTGGATCAGGAATCTGCAACTGGATTGGAATCACCGGGATCCTGTCGACCGGACGATCGTAGCCACGGCTTCTCTGCACAACTCCCCGCTGGTGACTTCGGACAACGTGCTCCGCAGTTTTTACGAGAAGGCTGTCTGGTAG
- a CDS encoding cupin domain-containing protein, with product MKGDGNGSPGGPSSSGNPGGTGGPAGPGGPWLRTLMDQNVRVMTPGSATEDRVTVIEAVEPPHSPPPVFTRHAFIEMFLVVKGALTFQFLHESAFVLEAGEMVTVPGWKPHSFWNDGDDPARIMLICTPAGLDRFFEASDRLLRRIPVDTSDPEELKGEMACLREEFGLEHVAPPPG from the coding sequence ATGAAAGGCGACGGCAACGGAAGCCCCGGTGGTCCTAGTAGTTCCGGAAATCCCGGAGGCACCGGAGGCCCCGCTGGCCCCGGAGGCCCCTGGCTCAGGACGCTCATGGACCAGAACGTACGGGTCATGACCCCGGGATCCGCCACGGAGGATCGCGTCACGGTCATCGAGGCCGTCGAACCGCCCCACAGCCCGCCGCCCGTATTCACCCGGCACGCCTTCATCGAGATGTTCCTGGTCGTCAAGGGCGCCTTGACCTTCCAGTTCCTCCACGAAAGCGCCTTCGTGCTCGAAGCCGGAGAGATGGTAACGGTTCCCGGATGGAAACCCCATTCGTTCTGGAACGACGGTGATGATCCCGCCCGAATCATGCTGATCTGCACGCCCGCGGGACTGGATCGGTTCTTCGAGGCTTCCGACCGGTTGTTGCGGCGCATTCCCGTCGATACGTCCGATCCTGAGGAGTTGAAAGGGGAGATGGCCTGCCTGCGGGAAGAGTTTGGGCTGGAACACGTGGCGCCGCCGCCGGGGTGA